From the Oleiphilus messinensis genome, one window contains:
- a CDS encoding fructosamine kinase family protein, with protein sequence MEYMQARLALPEGETAELLQWLHLSGAGQLVEIESVQGGCINDSHLITTSTGNQFFLKTHGSAPPGFFLAEAAGLEEIATTNTLDTPTVHRVSDHFLLMDYIPAVGRCSDYWEVLGQQLYRMHNDNKARQHNTEFGFTDNFCGLTPQINTPMADGYEFFATFRLQAQAKRAFDSQKLAAADLKQIDAICNALPDLIPDQPPALVHGDLWSGNVIVNSSGQPTLIDPACYYGWAESDLAMTTLFGGFPDAFYSAYEQSGAVAPDWRSRKDIYNLYHLLNHLNLFGSGYFTSVKDILKRFS encoded by the coding sequence ATGGAGTACATGCAAGCCCGATTGGCCCTGCCGGAGGGAGAAACAGCAGAACTTCTGCAATGGCTGCACCTTAGTGGTGCAGGACAATTAGTTGAAATCGAATCTGTTCAGGGTGGCTGTATCAATGACTCACACCTGATTACGACCAGCACGGGGAATCAGTTTTTCTTGAAAACCCATGGCTCAGCTCCCCCCGGATTTTTCCTGGCGGAAGCCGCGGGTCTTGAGGAAATTGCGACCACGAACACGCTGGATACCCCGACAGTCCATCGTGTATCCGACCATTTCCTGTTAATGGATTATATCCCGGCAGTTGGACGATGTTCGGACTACTGGGAAGTGCTGGGACAGCAGCTGTACAGAATGCATAACGACAACAAAGCGCGCCAGCACAACACCGAATTCGGCTTTACAGATAACTTCTGTGGCTTGACCCCGCAAATCAATACACCGATGGCCGACGGTTACGAGTTTTTCGCGACCTTTCGGTTGCAGGCTCAGGCAAAACGAGCATTCGATAGCCAAAAACTGGCAGCAGCCGATTTAAAGCAAATCGACGCAATTTGCAACGCACTCCCTGACCTGATACCCGATCAGCCTCCCGCTTTGGTTCATGGCGACTTGTGGTCAGGCAATGTCATCGTCAACAGTTCCGGTCAGCCTACGTTGATTGACCCGGCCTGCTATTACGGATGGGCCGAAAGTGATCTGGCCATGACCACATTATTCGGCGGTTTCCCGGATGCCTTTTATAGCGCATATGAACAATCCGGCGCAGTCGCCCCGGATTGGCGCTCACGCAAGGATATTTACAACCTTTATCACCTGTTAAATCATCTCAATTTATTTGGCTCGGGTTATTTCACAAGTGTAAAAGATATCCTGAAAAGGTTTAGCTAG
- a CDS encoding cation:proton antiporter, with protein sequence METTTLTILASIGIISLILQWLAWQLRLPAILFLLLAGIILGPVVGWIQPDQMFGDLLFPLVSLSVAVILFEGSLTLELKDIKGHGKMVRNLLSIGILISFFVGAVAAKLALGLSWSIALLFGSIIVVTGPTVIMPLLRAVRPKGNLANILKWEGIIIDPIGALLAVLVYELIISGQQHAIEATVATFSMTLLVGIGLGCLSGYLLGIVLRRHWLPQFLQNAGTLTFMLGVYAISNEIVHESGLLTVTVMGIWMANMRGVPVDDILEFKESLSVLLISALFIILAARLDFSTIAQLGWGTVWVLLAIIFIARPLGVWLSAIGTQLSWQDKTFLSWIAPRGIVAAAVSSLFAFRLEDQVPDAALLVPLVFMVIIATVVLQSLTARVIAGRLEVVEPETNGYLFVGANQVARAVAKALLQKKVQVLVTDTNWEYIKQARMDGLPVYYGNPVSEHAENHMEITGIGNMLAISPYKQLNTQATFHFLDLFGKGHVFGLSEGDEEQTARHKSLEKIYSTRGLFGEGVTFGKLASLISRKASVKTTQLTEEYTFSRHKEKHGNRLIPLFAVSPNGIVQPFSATTPPKPTVGWDVISLIAPETGSTNGVTDKAEPNPQPSDGQSTGQAVPTKNSSQT encoded by the coding sequence TTGGAAACTACGACACTGACGATACTGGCAAGCATTGGCATTATCTCGCTCATCCTGCAATGGCTTGCCTGGCAACTTCGACTCCCGGCCATTTTGTTTCTGTTATTAGCGGGCATTATTCTGGGTCCGGTTGTCGGCTGGATTCAACCGGATCAAATGTTTGGTGACCTGCTTTTCCCTCTGGTGTCACTCTCCGTGGCCGTTATCCTCTTTGAAGGCTCTCTGACACTGGAACTCAAGGATATTAAGGGCCATGGAAAAATGGTCCGAAACCTCCTGAGTATCGGTATTCTCATTAGTTTTTTTGTTGGTGCGGTCGCTGCCAAGCTGGCATTGGGCCTGTCATGGTCTATTGCGTTGTTGTTCGGCTCGATTATTGTGGTCACCGGCCCAACGGTTATCATGCCATTACTGCGTGCCGTGCGCCCGAAAGGCAATCTGGCGAATATACTGAAATGGGAAGGGATTATCATCGATCCTATTGGCGCGTTGCTGGCCGTGCTCGTCTACGAGTTAATTATTTCCGGACAACAACATGCTATTGAAGCTACGGTCGCGACATTCAGTATGACCCTGCTTGTCGGGATTGGGCTGGGCTGTTTGTCAGGCTACCTGCTCGGGATTGTATTGCGCCGACACTGGCTCCCGCAATTTCTGCAAAATGCAGGCACACTCACGTTCATGCTGGGTGTGTATGCAATCTCCAATGAAATCGTTCATGAGTCAGGGCTGTTAACGGTGACGGTCATGGGCATCTGGATGGCAAACATGAGAGGTGTTCCCGTTGACGACATACTGGAATTCAAAGAGTCCCTCAGTGTCCTGCTGATCTCTGCCCTATTCATTATTCTTGCAGCTCGACTGGACTTTTCCACCATTGCACAGCTGGGTTGGGGCACCGTCTGGGTTTTATTGGCCATCATTTTTATTGCCCGCCCTCTTGGCGTTTGGCTCTCAGCAATTGGAACACAACTGAGCTGGCAGGATAAAACCTTCTTGAGCTGGATTGCACCCCGGGGTATCGTTGCCGCTGCTGTGTCCTCACTGTTCGCTTTTCGCCTTGAAGATCAGGTGCCAGATGCGGCCCTACTGGTCCCGCTTGTGTTCATGGTCATCATTGCAACCGTTGTACTTCAAAGCCTGACTGCACGAGTAATAGCCGGGCGCCTCGAAGTCGTCGAGCCGGAAACCAATGGCTACCTGTTTGTCGGTGCAAATCAAGTCGCCCGCGCAGTGGCTAAAGCTCTACTTCAGAAAAAAGTACAGGTTCTGGTAACCGACACCAACTGGGAATACATTAAACAAGCTCGCATGGATGGTCTTCCCGTCTACTATGGCAACCCGGTATCGGAGCATGCAGAAAATCATATGGAAATTACCGGCATCGGAAATATGCTCGCCATTTCCCCTTACAAGCAACTGAATACCCAGGCAACGTTCCATTTTCTGGATTTATTCGGCAAAGGCCACGTTTTCGGCCTGTCCGAGGGCGATGAGGAACAAACAGCACGGCATAAATCACTTGAAAAGATTTACTCCACACGGGGTTTATTTGGTGAGGGCGTTACCTTTGGCAAACTCGCCAGCCTGATCAGCAGAAAGGCATCCGTAAAAACGACCCAACTGACCGAAGAATATACGTTTTCCCGTCACAAGGAAAAACATGGCAATCGTCTTATTCCTTTATTCGCGGTTTCACCCAATGGTATTGTGCAACCGTTCTCCGCCACGACCCCGCCAAAACCCACAGTGGGTTGGGACGTCATTAGCTTGATTGCACCGGAGACAGGCAGCACAAATGGCGTAACCGATAAAGCTGAGCCGAACCCACAACCATCCGATGGGCAATCTACAGGTCAGGCCGTGCCAACTAAAAATTCGAGTCAAACCTGA
- the tcdA gene encoding tRNA cyclic N6-threonylcarbamoyladenosine(37) synthase TcdA gives MTTIPPTSEIPDSSGHDLDYRFGGIRRLYGQAAYDRFQNAHVCIVGIGGVGSWAAEALARSAIGHLTLIDLDDICVSNINRQIHALDGHIGQLKVEAMAERIRRINPHCQVNARVSFLTEKNLAELINDEFDYVLDAIDSVKMKTRLIAHCKRQKIPIVCAGGAGGQTDPTQIQMADLGRTYQDPLLAKVRSQLRKNYGFSSNPKRKLGIDCVFSTEQLTYPKADGEVCQQKPENNGPVRLDCASGFGAVTHITATFGFFAVSRVLQKIAARGVKTT, from the coding sequence ATGACCACCATACCACCAACTTCCGAAATACCAGACTCATCTGGACATGACCTTGATTATCGCTTCGGCGGCATACGCAGACTCTACGGTCAAGCCGCATATGACCGCTTCCAGAACGCGCATGTTTGCATCGTCGGTATCGGCGGTGTTGGCTCATGGGCAGCAGAAGCCCTGGCACGCAGTGCAATCGGCCACCTGACACTCATTGATCTTGATGACATCTGCGTATCCAATATTAATCGGCAAATTCACGCACTCGATGGTCATATTGGACAATTGAAAGTCGAGGCAATGGCAGAGCGAATTCGGCGGATCAACCCACACTGCCAGGTGAATGCCCGGGTATCCTTTCTTACGGAGAAAAACCTGGCCGAGCTTATCAACGATGAATTCGATTATGTTTTAGATGCAATAGACAGCGTCAAAATGAAAACCCGTCTCATTGCCCATTGCAAACGACAGAAAATCCCGATTGTTTGCGCCGGCGGCGCGGGCGGCCAGACAGATCCGACACAAATTCAGATGGCCGATCTCGGCAGGACGTATCAAGACCCTCTTCTGGCCAAAGTCCGGAGTCAACTGCGAAAAAACTACGGTTTCTCCTCAAACCCGAAGCGAAAGCTGGGAATAGATTGCGTATTTTCAACAGAACAGCTAACTTACCCCAAGGCGGATGGCGAGGTATGCCAGCAAAAACCGGAGAACAATGGTCCGGTTCGACTGGATTGTGCAAGCGGCTTTGGCGCAGTGACCCACATTACAGCCACTTTCGGCTTCTTTGCGGTATCTCGGGTTTTACAAAAAATAGCAGCCCGTGGCGTAAAAACGACTTAA
- a CDS encoding LysR family transcriptional regulator ArgP — MINYQKLETLARVFEEQSFEKAAERLHITQSAVSQRIQQLERSLGHVLLIRTTPLQLTEQGQLVIKTYRQISMLESDLQQALGGKEQQSATQSIAIGSNADSLATWLLDALDPILRNENIVVDIKVDDQDRTHELLRKGDVIGCISASNEAILGCNCFPLGIMTYRCLVSPEFKQRYFKNGVSADTIRKAPCVEFNHKDDLERRYLSTFFDLPLNMPCHRIPSTESFLSFVARGHAWGLIPDIQSKPERERGELVELLPGCHFDIPLYWHIWNLKTRLNRLLTDALLREAKHGL; from the coding sequence ATGATCAATTATCAAAAGCTTGAAACCCTTGCGCGGGTATTTGAGGAACAAAGCTTCGAGAAGGCTGCAGAGCGTCTGCACATCACCCAGTCTGCGGTATCCCAGCGTATCCAGCAACTGGAACGATCTCTGGGGCATGTACTGTTAATCCGGACAACCCCTTTACAGCTCACAGAGCAAGGGCAATTGGTGATAAAAACCTACCGCCAGATCAGTATGCTGGAAAGTGATTTACAACAGGCCCTGGGCGGGAAAGAACAGCAATCTGCGACCCAGTCTATCGCGATCGGATCTAACGCCGACAGCCTCGCGACCTGGCTTCTGGATGCCCTCGACCCAATCTTGAGAAACGAGAATATCGTTGTTGATATCAAAGTTGACGACCAGGACAGAACCCACGAGCTATTGCGGAAAGGCGATGTTATCGGCTGCATTAGTGCCAGTAATGAAGCCATACTCGGTTGTAACTGTTTTCCCCTGGGGATCATGACTTATCGCTGCCTGGTCAGTCCGGAATTCAAACAACGCTATTTTAAAAATGGCGTCAGTGCGGATACGATACGCAAGGCCCCCTGTGTTGAATTCAACCATAAAGACGATCTTGAACGACGCTACCTGAGTACATTTTTTGATCTTCCGTTAAATATGCCGTGTCATCGCATCCCGTCAACGGAATCATTTCTGAGTTTTGTCGCACGGGGACACGCCTGGGGATTGATTCCGGATATTCAAAGCAAACCGGAACGTGAGCGTGGCGAATTAGTCGAGCTGCTACCCGGTTGCCATTTTGATATTCCCCTGTACTGGCATATCTGGAACCTCAAAACCCGTCTTAACCGTTTACTCACCGATGCATTGCTTCGCGAAGCGAAACACGGCCTCTAG